One genomic segment of Pseudorasbora parva isolate DD20220531a chromosome 6, ASM2467924v1, whole genome shotgun sequence includes these proteins:
- the cd40 gene encoding tumor necrosis factor receptor superfamily member 5, producing the protein MRAVFVLCLLVTLLYHVSCCDETQYLKNDKCCKKCGPGKRMLVEDNCEDPRCQDCQNGEYQSSYTTETKCERQPYCDPNLHFQPQTDKPSKTSLSKCVCEPGYYCTQDDDCSTCMEHTVCKPGQRVAKNGSSVSDTECETCKHGTFSTEDSADACKE; encoded by the exons ATGCGCGCAGTATTCGTTCTTTGTTTGCTG GTCACATTGTTGTACCATGTGTCATGCTGTGATGAAACACAATATCTGAAGAATGATAAATGCTGCAAAAAGTGCGGACCAG GTAAAAGGATGTTGGTGGAGGACAACTGCGAGGACCCGCGCTGTCAGGACTGCCAAAATGGAGAGTATCAGAGCAGCTACACGACTGAAACCAAATGTGAACGCCAGCCCTACTGTGACCCCA ATTTACATTTTCAGCcacaaacagacaaacccagcaaaaccagtctgagcaaatgtgtgtgtgagcctggaTACTACTGTACACAAGACGACGACTGCAGCACTTGCATGGAACACACGGTCTGCAAGCCAGGACAGAGAGTCGCCAAAAACG GTTCATCGGTCAGTGATACTGAGTGTGAAACATGTAAACACGGAACATTCTCCACTGAAGATTCAGCCGACGCTTGCAAGGAATGA